In Rattus norvegicus strain BN/NHsdMcwi chromosome 3, GRCr8, whole genome shotgun sequence, a genomic segment contains:
- the Defb21 gene encoding beta-defensin 118 precursor: MRLLLMALPLLALLPQVIPDYSAEKRCLNRLGHCKRKCKAGEMVMETCKYFQVCCVLDDNDYKQKASITRTMEKTSTIEYNLS; encoded by the exons ATGAGGCTTCTGCTGATGGCTCTTCCTCTGCTTGCTCTTCTACCCCAAGTGATCCCAG ACTATAGTGCTGAGAAAAGATGCTTGAATAGATTGGGGCACTGCAAGAGAAAATGCAAAGCCGGGGAAATGGTCATGGAAACATGCAAATATTTCCAAGTCTGCTGCGTTCTGGACGACAACGACTACAAACAAAAGGCTTCCATCACGCGGACCATGGAGAAAACCTCTACAATAGAGTACAATCTGTCCTAA
- the Defb24 gene encoding beta-defensin 119 precursor has product MKLVLLLLAIFVTTELVMSGKNPTLQCMGNRGFCRPSCKKGEQAYFYCRTYQICCLQSHVRISLTGVEDNTNWSYEKHWPRIP; this is encoded by the exons ATGAAGCTGGTTCTCCTGCTTCTTGCCATATTTGTGACAACGGAACTGGTAATGTCAG GCAAAAATCCTACCCTTCAATGCATGGGCAACAGAGGATTCTGTAGGCCTTCCTGCAAAAAGGGTGAACAGGCCTACTTCTACTGCAGAACTTACCAGATATGCTGCCTCCAGTCCCATGTGAGGATCAGCCTGACAGGCGTAGAGGACAACACTAACTGGTCTTATGAGAAACACTGGCCAAGAATACCGTGA